In Bradyrhizobium sp. WBOS07, the genomic window AGAGGCAGGAATCTTCGGCAAGGGCACCGAGAATTTGCCGGTGCCGAGGAAATTCGCCTTGTATCCGGGACGCGATTTCAGCGTGCTCTGATCGATATGCACGGCTTCCATCGGCAGGCCGTTGTTCGCGCTGATGTGCGGCAGCAAACCGGCCGGCCGGGCGATCAAGGGCGCGCCGCCATTTGCCATGCCGCCGTTCGGCGCCATTCCGTTGCCTCCCGCAGGTCCCGTCGCGGGTGCGAGCGGCGCGAACGGGATGTCCTTCTTGAACATCGGCAACGGCACGCGGATCGGGACCACCAGCGAGGTCCCATCGAGGGACTGCTCGACCCAGACATTGGCGCCGAAGGCAGGTGCGGCAGCCGGCGCCCGGACCTTCGCAGTCTCATGCCGGACCGGCGGCTCCTCCTCGTCCAACACCGGCTTGATCAGTGGATGGGAGCCGACGGCAACCTTGAGATCGGCAACGATCGCGCTGATGCGGATGCCTTCGTTGGCGATCCAGTCGATCAGGGATTCGTCCATCGACGGCTTCCACACCTTGCCGTCCTTGGTCAGAGTATGACCCTGCGCATTCTTCCGGGGAACACCGCTGTGGTGCAATGCGACCACCTGCCAGAAGCGGTTGAACGCCGGCGAGCCCGACGAGCCCGCCGTCGTGTCGGTGTTGTACCAGAGGAAGTCGCCGACATATTTGAGCAGCTTGTTCTCGCGGACGCAGACCTGCTTCATCTGCCCGCTGGGATGCTGGATGATGGTGAGGTACTCGCCGGGGTCCGCCTTGCCGGGCGCGGCGCTGAGCGGCAGCCATCCGAAGTCCTCGAGTTCCTCGCCGCCGGACAGCGAGGTCGACGCCACCGCCACCACCGAAAAATCCAGCCTGTCGTTGGTGTAGAAGAATCTGCCCGGCTCGAATCCGAACCGCACCGGCGCGCGCTCTTGTCCCGAAATGTCGAGCTCGTAGTTGAAGTCGCCGATCGAATTGGCCGCATCGGCCGGCTTGCCGAAGACATGATTGTTGGTCAGCAGCAGGCCCGGCCCGATCAGAAAGCCCGAGCCATAGCCGAGCAGGTTCGACTTGAGATCCCTGAGCTGGATGCGGCAGACCGAGCGCGAGGCGGCAGTCCCCTTGGCGAGATAATTGATGCTGTCGAGATCATTGCCCTGGATGATCCGCTCCAGGCCGATCTCGGCCTTCTCCATGTCCTGGGTCTCGGCGAGCAGCTGGCGCTGGCGCACGCGCATCTTTTCGACGGACATCTCGATCGGACCGTCGCCCAATTTCCGGTTCAAGGCTTCGGGTGAGAACTCGGCTTGCTTGAATCGCCTTTCTGAGCCCGCGATCAGGCTTGGCTTGATGAGCATCGTGACCTCTCAAATGACTGGGCGAATACGGGACGCGGTCGGGGCGCCAGAAAATTTGCGCCAAGGTCGCAGCGCGGTCGGATTGCGGGCCGCGGCCGATCGTTCTGGAAAATCGCGGGCATATACCCCGCACCACTCTAAACCTGCACATTCATTGGCACGCAACCACAGGCATCATGCCATGGTCTGGGCGTGATCAGTGTGAGATTTGCCACAAATGATGGATGTGGCCGCCTGTCGCAATTTCGCGGGTCGTGGGGCCGTCGGACGATCTACGCCCTGAGCTGCCACCGCCGCAGCGCCACGACGGCCCAGATCGCCTCGACCAGGCCGAACGGCCAGGCCCCCTGGAGAAAACCATAGGCCGAGCCGAGCGCGCAGGACGCGGCGAACAGCAGC contains:
- a CDS encoding DNA/RNA non-specific endonuclease, translated to MSVEKMRVRQRQLLAETQDMEKAEIGLERIIQGNDLDSINYLAKGTAASRSVCRIQLRDLKSNLLGYGSGFLIGPGLLLTNNHVFGKPADAANSIGDFNYELDISGQERAPVRFGFEPGRFFYTNDRLDFSVVAVASTSLSGGEELEDFGWLPLSAAPGKADPGEYLTIIQHPSGQMKQVCVRENKLLKYVGDFLWYNTDTTAGSSGSPAFNRFWQVVALHHSGVPRKNAQGHTLTKDGKVWKPSMDESLIDWIANEGIRISAIVADLKVAVGSHPLIKPVLDEEEPPVRHETAKVRAPAAAPAFGANVWVEQSLDGTSLVVPIRVPLPMFKKDIPFAPLAPATGPAGGNGMAPNGGMANGGAPLIARPAGLLPHISANNGLPMEAVHIDQSTLKSRPGYKANFLGTGKFSVPLPKIPASLKSRIAMLKGSSKQSELKYSNYSVVMNKDRRLAFFSCVNIDGGKQQDVGKREGDSWLRDPRIDDDAQIGDEFYRKQATFEADRSKNPFDRGHLVRRLDATWGDTVAAAKQHGDDSFHFTNCAPQFFSFNQGKQLWAGLEDYTRDVLLEGEEKGIVMNGPVFDGPDADGSDLPNPAGRPHKDPSFGGVQIPKYFWKILIRRNEDDDALKAAAFLMSQRKLVMEIDRIQEMDLRERMSEEDVSVFQVSIADLAKLTKLDFGNLADADSHEATAVGPRRIESYEDIRLK